ACCCGGCGAACACGATCGCGGCATTCACCTCGGTCTCGCGTGCGTAGGGGTCGGCGCTCATCAGGTAGTCGCGCTCGATCCTGAGATCGTGGCGCCGCCCCTGGACCGTGAGCGAGACGCCGCTCTCGGCCCGCCGCAGCGTCGCACGGCGCAGCGGAACCGGCTGCAGGAAGCTTCCATCGACACCGGCGGGCTCGAGCCCGATGCGCTGGTACTGGGCGATGACGTAACGCGCCGCCAGGTCGTAGCCTCGGGTCGCGGTGCCTCGGCCCTCCAGCAGGTCGTCGGCCAGGAAGCGCACGTGGCCCTCGAGCGCCGTCGGGCGAATGGATTCGAGCGCCTGGCGCGCATTCGCATCCGTGCCGGTTTGCGCGAGCACCGGCGCCGCCACGCAGAGTGCGATGGCGGTGAGCCACAAGCGTCTCACGGGTCGAGCGCGGAGCGTCCCGCTCGGATGCGGGTCACGAGCCCGGTGGTGCTATGGCCTTCGCGCACCGGCACGGTCAGCACACGGCCCCCGCGTGACTCGACGAACTCGCGGCCGACGATGCGGTCGATCGCCCAGTCGCCGCCTTTCACGAGGACGTCGGGCCCCACGTCATGGATCAGGCGCTCGGGCGTGTCCTCTTCGAAGATCACGCACAGGTCCACGCAAGCCAGCGAGCCGACCAGCTCGGCGCGCTCGTGATCGGGGACCAGTGGACGCTGCTCGCCCTTGAGACGCCGCACCGAGGCGTCGGCATTGATGCCGACCACCAGACGATCGCCGAGCGCCGCGGCTTCCTCGAGGTATTCCACGTGGCCGCGGTGAAGCAGATCGAACACGCCATTGGTGAACACGACCGACTCTCCGGCCTGGCGCCAGGCAGCGAGCGTCTCGCCCGCCTCGTCCGGCAGCCGATCGGCGGTCACGCGGGGCTCTCGGCCAGCGCCTGGAGCAACGAGTCCGGCGTGCAAGAAGCGGTGCCGACTTCACGGATCACGATCCCCGCGGCATGATTCGCGAGCGCACAGGCCTCGACGAAGTCCGCGCCGGCCGCGAGCGCCAGCGCCACCACGCTCACCACGGTGTCCCCTGCCCCGGTCACGTCGAAGACCTCGCGCGCCACGGTCGGCAGATGGGTGTAGCGCCCGCCCTGCTCGAACAAGCTCATCCCGCCCGGACCTCGGGTGATCAGCAGCGCCTTGGACTCGACGCGCTTCAGCAGTCCCCAGCCGACGTCCATCAACGAAGCTTCATCCACGATGCGCCGGCCCATCACGCCGCCGGCTTCGTACTGATTGGGCGTGAGGATGCTGACGCCCCGATAGGCGTCGATGTGGCTCTCCTTGGGATCGACGCTCACATGAACGCCGCGGCGGAACGCCGCGGCGAGTGCGGCCGGCAGCGCGGCCGCAGTGATCACGCCTTTGCCGTAGTCGCTCACGATCAATCCGTCGGAGCGCTCGATCTCCTGGGCCAGCGCGCGGGTGGTGCTTTCGGCCAGCGCCCCGTTGAATTCGGCGCGAGCTTCGCGATCCGCGCGCACCACCTGCTGCTGGTGCGCGATGATCCGGGTCTTGACCGTGGTCGGCCGCGAAGGATCCCGAGCGATCGGGCCGGTCTCGATCCCCCGCGCGGCGAGCGCGTCGACCAGCTGATCCGCCTCGGCATCGCGCCCCACCACGCCGACCAGCACCGGCCGCGCGCCGAGCGCGGCGAGGTTGGCGGCCACGTTGCCGGCGCCGCCGAGCGCGAACGTCTCTCGCTCGATCTCCACCACCGGCACCGGCGCTTCGGGCGAGATGCGATCGACCCGGCCCCACAGGTAGCGGTCGAGCATGAGGTCGCCCCACACCACGATGCGTCGTCCCGCCAGGCGGGGCACGAGCGCGCGCAGGGCGGCGAGATCGAGCGACGTCGAAGCCACGGCGCGGCACGCTAGCACCGGCGCTGCCTGCACGCCACCCGCTCCATTGACCCGGTTTGGCGAGCCCCCTTACGGTGCGCCGATGCTGACGCCACGCCCCTATCGCCCCGCCGATCGTGACGCCTTCCACGCGGTGCTTCGCGATCCGGCGTTGCGGCCTCAGCTCCAGTGGCTGATCGACAGCCACGAGCTCGACGACCCGCTGAACCATCCTTTCGTCGGGCCCGCGAAGGCCTGGGTCGCGGAAGGCGAAAACGAGCTGGCGGGGTTCTCGACCGCGTTCAAGCTCGACTCGGGGCGCGGGCCCTGGTCGGTGGTTCGGGTCGCCGTGCGACCGCGCTATCGCCGTCGCGGCCTGGGTCGCGGGCTGCTCGAGCAGGCGCGCTCGTCGCTCGCGCTCGAGCTCCCGGGCGCCGAGGTGAAGATCAGCTACTGGGAGCCGTGCCCCGAGGGTGAGGCCTTCGCCGCGGCGACAGGCTTCACTCACGACCGGTACTTCTGGGACATGGAGCGGCGGCATCTCGAGAAGCCGGTCGTCGCGTGGCCGGCCGGCATCGAGGCGCGGACCTTCGATGGATCGCCGGAAGCGCTCCGGGACTGGAACGACTGCAGCAACGCCGCCTTCGAGCAGAGCCCGATGAGCCTGACCTCGACCATCGAGCAATGTCAGATGCTCACGCGCCAGCCGCACTTCCATGCTTCGGGATTGGTGCTGGCCTATCGCGACGGCCGCTGCGTGGGATTCTGCCGCTGCGCGATCCATCCGGAGTTCGGTGATCTCGACGTGCTCGGTGTGCGCCCCGAGGCACGCGGGATCGGTCTGGGTCGTGCGGTCGTGCGCTGGGGCACCGCGTGGCTGCTCGAGCAGAAGGTCGCGAGCGTGCGGCTCACGGTCGACGGCGAGAACTCACGTGCGCTGGAGCTCTACCGGAGCGAAGGCTTCGACGTCATCAAGACCCGGCGCATCTGGGTGCAGCGGCTGAGCTGAAGACGGTTCCCGGGCAGTCGCGATCCGGCATGAGCCATCGTGATCACCTGCTCCCGAAGTCGAATCGCTGGCGGCACCACACGGCGATCGGCCTCCCTCCCTGCAGCGCCGGATAGAAGCGCATCTCGAGCGCGCACGAGACCGCGGCCTCGACCAGCAGGCTGTCGTTGCTGCCGGCGGCCCACAGCGCGTCCGAGACATTGCCTTCCTCGTCGACGCGCACGTCGAGCTCCACGGTCCCGCGTCTCCCGACCGGCGGGATGAGATTGCCGGACCTCCGCAGCAATGGCGGCTTGAGGTCCTGGTCGACGACCAGGAGCGGAGGATCGGCGGAGATCTCGACCAGGTCAGGGCTCGGGACCGGAAGCGCCGGATCGAGAGGCTCG
The sequence above is a segment of the Candidatus Eisenbacteria bacterium genome. Coding sequences within it:
- a CDS encoding GNAT family N-acetyltransferase, with protein sequence MLTPRPYRPADRDAFHAVLRDPALRPQLQWLIDSHELDDPLNHPFVGPAKAWVAEGENELAGFSTAFKLDSGRGPWSVVRVAVRPRYRRRGLGRGLLEQARSSLALELPGAEVKISYWEPCPEGEAFAAATGFTHDRYFWDMERRHLEKPVVAWPAGIEARTFDGSPEALRDWNDCSNAAFEQSPMSLTSTIEQCQMLTRQPHFHASGLVLAYRDGRCVGFCRCAIHPEFGDLDVLGVRPEARGIGLGRAVVRWGTAWLLEQKVASVRLTVDGENSRALELYRSEGFDVIKTRRIWVQRLS
- a CDS encoding energy transducer TonB, translating into MGRALRVTMGILILAGLGCGRRESRSEPPTSLPVNVMADTGRSERLRIVRPASPAPAPKVWLAKVSPSRPEPLDPALPVPSPDLVEISADPPLLVVDQDLKPPLLRRSGNLIPPVGRRGTVELDVRVDEEGNVSDALWAAGSNDSLLVEAAVSCALEMRFYPALQGGRPIAVWCRQRFDFGSR
- the rfaE1 gene encoding D-glycero-beta-D-manno-heptose-7-phosphate kinase, with amino-acid sequence MQAAPVLACRAVASTSLDLAALRALVPRLAGRRIVVWGDLMLDRYLWGRVDRISPEAPVPVVEIERETFALGGAGNVAANLAALGARPVLVGVVGRDAEADQLVDALAARGIETGPIARDPSRPTTVKTRIIAHQQQVVRADREARAEFNGALAESTTRALAQEIERSDGLIVSDYGKGVITAAALPAALAAAFRRGVHVSVDPKESHIDAYRGVSILTPNQYEAGGVMGRRIVDEASLMDVGWGLLKRVESKALLITRGPGGMSLFEQGGRYTHLPTVAREVFDVTGAGDTVVSVVALALAAGADFVEACALANHAAGIVIREVGTASCTPDSLLQALAESPA
- the rfaE2 gene encoding D-glycero-beta-D-manno-heptose 1-phosphate adenylyltransferase; the protein is MTADRLPDEAGETLAAWRQAGESVVFTNGVFDLLHRGHVEYLEEAAALGDRLVVGINADASVRRLKGEQRPLVPDHERAELVGSLACVDLCVIFEEDTPERLIHDVGPDVLVKGGDWAIDRIVGREFVESRGGRVLTVPVREGHSTTGLVTRIRAGRSALDP